One Fundulus heteroclitus isolate FHET01 chromosome 11, MU-UCD_Fhet_4.1, whole genome shotgun sequence DNA segment encodes these proteins:
- the LOC105929379 gene encoding leucine-rich repeat neuronal protein 4, translated as MRNHPLPLVFVCLLSIRGPLPSACAGTGMPPNGPILPTEDYDRLDEDTTVAPVRQSTHAGPLQRCDYHPCREKQTLCEVLAASSGCLCPGLTLHDRRPEPPELRSVSWNGSAVVVRWCAPNSHVKNYVVTIGGEEMPLLANDRRSVALEQIDGKAEVCVTALNNAGGSERSCMEYQPSSSSLPLTAGLIGGALGLLLLILLVALLCRRRRLKKQETRHV; from the coding sequence ATGAGGAACCATCCCCTCCCCCTCGTCTTCGTGTGCCTGCTTTCCATCAGGGGTCCACTGCCCTCTGCATGTGCAGGCACCGGGATGCCTCCTAATGGCCCCATCCTTCCCACAGAGGACTACGATCGTTTGGACGAAGACACCACCGTGGCCCCGGTCAGACAGTCCACACATGCCGGACCCCTCCAGCGGTGCGACTACCATCCCTGCCGTGAGAAGCAGACCCTCTGTGAGGTCCTCGCTGCCTCCTCCGGCTGCCTGTGCCCGGGCCTCACGCTGCACGACCGACGTCCAGAACCCCCCGAGCTGAGGTCGGTGTCCTGGAACGGCTCGGCGGTTGTAGTTCGGTGGTGTGCACCGAATTCCCACGTCAAAAATTACGTCGTGACAATCGGCGGCGAGGAGATGCCATTGTTGGCAAATGATAGGAGGAGCGTCGCACTGGAGCAGATAGACGGCAAAGCGGAGGTGTGTGTGACTGCTCTGAACAACGCCGGGGGAAGCGAGCGGTCCTGCATGGAGTACCAgccgagcagcagcagcctgccgCTGACCGCGGGCCTCATCGGGGGGGCCCTGGGCCTCCTGCTGCTAATTCTGCTGGTCGCTCTGCTGTGCAGGCGCAGGAGGCTAAAGAAGCAGGAGACCAGACACGTATGA
- the si:ch1073-224n8.1 gene encoding zinc finger protein 835, whose product MTSRRTGYAAGLDASPSTAGSRKQSAINLPDRMEPCYDRKAEAKAGYGASQGGVTVTSLKSRLAPTIQTAMSAAVDTLLGEVVVVLNETQQELLHKEQENQRLKVRLEVSERELKTLQECLCSAQKLIDQLQVSYTGPQQIGQSVFGPSLSAMASLTPGLDRDHQNPRDVNGAGVDLGLGGSVDDSLHGYEARDEYKMCQLSIQPDGSVTNHTLDSFSSSSSHMCSDRGTDERQPQGPSAASRFEIKEEQGPTPGPGHPSRKDGQDGDGASLSVGDITYVQVGGEGGAPRSFSAPLRHQRLLRECGAALQQQQQGGLDEQKPLARTFGAARGSPGKAEESAGPSAPDNAGEPSVDRPHHCLECGKTFRLISSLKKHIRIHTGEKPYPCAVCGRRFRESGALKTHLRIHTGEKPYSCSECGNCFRHLDGLRKHRRTHTGEKPYVCAICGKRLSRLQHLKHHQLIHTGERPCCCPFCNRTFKEPAALRKHVRTHRDEGGHMGVAPSEETDPDAMDDINSLHPAAPSPQMRFGEWGAEEEDGSAVDCV is encoded by the exons atgactTCCAGGCGGACCGGGTACGCAGCTGGCCTGGACGCCTCTCCGTCGACCGCCGGCAGCCGCAAGCAGAGCGCCATCAACCTCCCCGACCGGATGGAGCCCTGCTACGACCGCAAAGCGGAGGCCAAGGCGGGCTACGGAGCGTCGCAGGGCGGCGTGACGGTGACCTCGCTGAAATCCCGCCTGGCCCCGACGATCCAGACGGCCATGTCCGCCGCCGTGGACACGCTGCTGGGcgaggtggtggtggtgctgaACGAGACCCAGCAGGAGCTGCTGCACAAGGAGCAGGAGAACCAGAGGCTGAAGGTGCGGCTGGAGGTGTCCGAGCGGGAGCTGAAGACCCTGCAGGAGTGCCTGTGCAGCGCGCAGAAGCTCATAGACCAGCTGCAGGTCTCCTACACGGGGCCCCAGCAGATCGGCCAGTCCGTGTTCGGCCCCTCGCTCTCCGCCATGGCGTCTCTGACTCCAGGCCTGGACCGAGACCACCAGAACCCGAGGGACGTGAACGGGGCGGGCGTGGATCTGGGCCTGGGCGGCTCCGTGGATGACTCTCTGCACGGCTACGAGGCTAGAGATGAATACAAAATGTGCCAGCTTTCAATCCAGCCTGACGGCTCCGTGACCAACCACACTCTGGACTCGTTCTCCTCCAGCTCGTCCCACATGTGCTCAGACAGAGGAACAG ACGAGAGGCAGCCTCAAGGTCCCAGTGCAGCGTCCAGATTTGAGATCAAAGAGGAGCAGGGACCGACTCCGGGCCCCGGCCATCCCAGCCGGAAGGACGGCCAAGACGGGGACGGAGCGTCCCTCAGCGTGGGGGACATTACGTACGTTCAGGTCGGAGGGGAAGGAGGCGCTCCGCGTTCCTTCTCCGCCCCGCTGCGTCACCAAAGACTCCTGCGTGAATGTGGCGCtgccttgcagcagcagcagcagggaggtCTCGACGAACAGAAACCTTTGGCCAGGACGTTTGGAGCGGCCAGAGGCTCCCCGGGCAAAGCCGAGGAGTCCGCCGGGCCTTCAGCCCCCGACAACGCCGGGGAGCCGTCCGTCGACCGGCCTCACCACTGCTTGGAGTGCGGCAAGACCTTCCGCCTGATCTCCAGCCTGAAGAAGCACATCCGCATCCACACGGGCGAGAAGCCGTACCCGTGCGCCGTCTGCGGCCGCCGCTTCCGCGAGTCCGGGGCGCTCAAGACGCACCTGCGCATCCACACCGGCGAGAAGCCCTACTCCTGCTCCGAGTGCGGCAACTGCTTCCGCCACCTGGACGGCCTGCGCAAACACCGGCGCACGCACACGGGCGAGAAGCCCTACGTGTGCGCCATCTGCGGCAAGCGGCTCAGCCGCCTGCAGCACCTCAAGCACCACCAGCTCATCCACACCGGGGAGCGGCCCTGCTGCTGCCCCTTCTGCAACCGCACCTTCAAGGAGCCCGCCGCGCTGCGCAAGCACGTGCGCACGCACCGCGACGAGGGCGGCCACATGGGGGTGGCGCCCAGCGAGGAGACGGACCCAGACGCCATGGACGACATCAACAGCCTCCATCCTGCTGCCCCCTCCCCCCAGATGCGGTTCGGGGAGTGGGGGGCCGAGGAGGAGGACGGCTCGGCTGTGGACTGCGTTTAG